Proteins encoded in a region of the Trichosurus vulpecula isolate mTriVul1 chromosome 9, mTriVul1.pri, whole genome shotgun sequence genome:
- the LOC118832276 gene encoding 60S ribosomal protein L23a-like, giving the protein MVLKAKKKALLPLRQKPGPRIEGQEGVAERCPLPQKEDLNIPPPSVPLGETSLITNAIIKFPLTTESAMMRIEDNNTLIFLMDIKANKHPIKEVVKKLYDINMVMVNMLIQPDGEKRAYIQLPPDYDALDVANKTGII; this is encoded by the exons ATGGTGctgaaggcaaagaagaaagccCTTCTTCCTCTAAGACAGAAGCCAGGTCCAAGGattgaaggccaagaaggtgtTGCTGAACGATGTCCATTGCCACAAAAAGAAGATCTGAACATTCCCCCACCTTCTG TGCCCCTTGGAGAAACAAGCTTGATCACTAATGCgatcattaagttccccttgaccaccGAATCTGCTATGATGAGGATTGAAGACAACAACACCCTCATCTTCCTTATGGACATCAAGGCCAACAAGCATCCAATCAAGGAGGtggtaaagaagctgtatgacatcaACATGGTCATGGTCAACATGCTGATCCAacctgatggagagaagagggcctataTCCAACTTCCTCCAGACtatgatgctttagatgttgccaacaaaactGGAAttatctaa